A genomic region of Lycorma delicatula isolate Av1 chromosome 4, ASM4794821v1, whole genome shotgun sequence contains the following coding sequences:
- the LOC142323445 gene encoding SAGA-associated factor 11 homolog isoform X2 translates to MDDRECSTSDWLSTVEKKFEEDISSEGVIDVLPELILNYLFEEAILEVVFEVHRAERTSIQEQCIISEDDAKLYSIIESNDGDIFGQQFVKKSSICRCPRCQRPLSASVFTTHLQNCVGKGRSSARIASLRIANNCIRNAYGGMSDEDDDDWIAGPEKAKKRKLIETKKSQDKNNIRRGKNQNKKKTNKDIVYSENSEEM, encoded by the coding sequence ATGGATGACAGGGAATGTTCAACATCTGATTGGCTATCAACAGtagagaaaaaatttgaagaagatatTTCTTCTGAAGGAGTAATAGATGTTCTtcctgaattaatattaaattacctttttgAGGAAGCGATATTAGAAGTAGTATTTGAAGTTCACAGAGCTGAACGGACGAGTATACAAGAACAgtgtattatttcagaagatgatgctaaattatattctattatagaAAGCAATGACGGTGATATATTTGGGCaacagtttgttaaaaaatcatctaTATGTCGTTGTCCAAGGTGTCAGCGACCTTTATCAGCATCTGTATTTACTACACATCTCCAAAATTGTGTTGGTAAAGGACGTAGTAGTGCACGTATTGCTAGTCTTAGAATTGCAAACAATTGTATAAGAAATGCTTATGGAGGAATGAgtgatgaagatgatgatgactGGATTGCAGGACCAGAAAAAGCAAAAAAGAGAAAACTAATCGAAACAAAGAAAagtcaagataaaaataatattcggcgaggtaaaaatcaaaacaagaaaaaaacaaacaaagacaTTGTGTATAGTGAAAACAGTGAGGAAATGTAA